The uncultured Desulfuromonas sp. genome has a segment encoding these proteins:
- the ltrA gene encoding group II intron reverse transcriptase/maturase: MAKIYYSLYDRLLHEQRLLRAYAKIRSNKGKAGIDGQSVEDFADHLPEEIAALVGELKDKSYRPKPVRRVEIPKPDGGVRRLGIPTVRDRVVQQALLDILQPIFDPDFHPSSYGYRPGRSAHQAIAKASLFIRRYQRRWVVDMDLSKCFDTLDHDQIIQSIRRRVTDGSILGLIRLFLQSGNMTQDGWQASEQGSPQGGVISPLIANVYLDAFDQHMKNRGHRIVRYADDILILCGSRSGAENAFNVARNYLEETLHLRVNERKSRIVHSSEGVPYLGVIITSRYTRIQSEKVRQFKAKVKRITRRNTPVNLAKVIHDLNPVLRGFTNYFRVANCREQFRKLSRWIRRRLRAKQLTLWKKPQRLHRRLRQLGYQGEFKAIKMNSWRNAASNLANYAMPNIWFAKQGLFDLSRVETGYLPQSY, translated from the coding sequence ATGGCGAAAATTTACTACAGTCTCTACGACCGGCTGTTACACGAACAGAGACTACTTCGGGCATACGCGAAAATCAGGTCCAACAAAGGCAAGGCCGGAATCGACGGCCAGAGCGTAGAGGACTTTGCCGACCACCTGCCGGAAGAAATCGCCGCCCTTGTGGGCGAACTCAAGGACAAGAGCTATCGACCAAAGCCAGTGAGGCGGGTAGAAATCCCCAAGCCTGACGGCGGCGTCCGCCGGCTCGGAATCCCGACGGTTCGTGACCGTGTCGTCCAGCAGGCACTGCTGGACATCTTGCAGCCGATCTTTGATCCTGACTTTCATCCGTCCAGCTACGGTTATCGTCCGGGCCGCAGTGCCCATCAGGCGATCGCCAAAGCCAGCCTGTTTATCAGGCGCTACCAACGGCGCTGGGTGGTGGACATGGACCTGTCGAAATGCTTCGACACCCTAGACCATGACCAGATCATCCAGAGCATTCGTCGCCGGGTGACCGATGGAAGCATACTGGGATTAATTCGGCTGTTTCTGCAAAGCGGGAACATGACGCAAGACGGCTGGCAAGCAAGCGAACAAGGGAGCCCCCAAGGCGGGGTGATCAGTCCGCTAATCGCCAACGTCTACCTCGACGCCTTCGACCAGCACATGAAAAACCGAGGGCATCGAATCGTCCGCTACGCGGACGATATCCTGATCCTGTGTGGATCAAGAAGCGGGGCGGAAAACGCCTTCAACGTGGCAAGAAACTATCTGGAAGAAACCCTTCACCTGAGGGTCAACGAACGCAAGAGCCGGATTGTTCACAGCAGCGAAGGCGTACCCTATCTCGGAGTCATCATCACGAGCCGGTACACACGCATACAGAGCGAGAAGGTTCGACAGTTCAAAGCCAAGGTGAAGCGGATCACCCGGCGCAATACACCAGTCAATCTGGCCAAGGTCATCCACGACCTGAACCCGGTACTGCGTGGATTCACCAACTACTTCCGGGTAGCCAACTGCCGCGAGCAGTTCAGAAAACTGTCCCGGTGGATTCGCCGACGCCTGCGAGCCAAGCAGCTGACACTGTGGAAAAAGCCGCAACGGCTCCACCGCAGACTCCGGCAGCTAGGCTATCAGGGCGAGTTCAAGGCCATCAAAATGAACTCATGGCGCAATGCCGCCAGCAACCTGGCCAACTATGCAATGCCGAACATCTGGTTTGCAAAGCAGGGACTTTTTGATCTAAGCAGAGTAGAGACGGGCTATCTGCCTCAGAGCTATTAG
- a CDS encoding HipA domain-containing protein translates to MPGKTKPVVAGKLEADNHLVQFNYGKSYLNRPEAIPIYDPELPLQPGILPLLGDLEIPNCIRDAAPDAWGRRVIINRQLGKKGRHTDTAELDELTYLLESGSDRIGALDFQRSPREYTPRSPHNARLEELLESAERVEKGVPLTPELDQALFHGSSIGGARPKALIEDRGTKYIAKFSSSSDTYSVVKAEYIAMRLAAMAGLNVAPVRLVKAAGKDVLLIERFDRLRSDSGWTRKSMVSALTLFGLSDMTARYASYEELAQMIRARFSRPKQTLQELYGRLVFNILCGNTDDHARNHAAFWDGRELTLTPAYDICPQARTGNEATQAMLIVGNNRFSQLKTCLEVAPHFLLSADEAMSLFDKTEAVIREHWDRVCEEAELSTVDKALMWGRQFLNPFSTAR, encoded by the coding sequence TTGCCGGGAAAAACCAAGCCGGTTGTCGCCGGAAAGCTTGAAGCGGATAATCATCTTGTCCAATTTAACTATGGTAAAAGCTATCTGAACCGGCCAGAGGCTATCCCTATTTACGACCCTGAACTGCCTTTGCAGCCCGGCATATTACCTTTACTCGGCGACTTGGAAATTCCAAACTGCATTCGCGATGCTGCGCCTGATGCATGGGGACGGCGCGTCATTATCAATCGGCAGTTAGGAAAAAAAGGGCGTCATACGGATACGGCGGAACTTGATGAACTGACCTATTTACTTGAATCTGGTTCAGACCGGATCGGCGCGCTGGACTTTCAGCGCTCTCCACGTGAATACACCCCAAGATCGCCCCACAATGCCCGGCTGGAGGAATTGCTGGAATCCGCGGAGCGGGTTGAGAAAGGTGTCCCGTTGACCCCAGAACTTGATCAGGCCTTATTTCATGGCAGCTCCATCGGTGGAGCACGCCCCAAAGCTTTGATTGAAGATCGTGGGACAAAATATATCGCTAAATTTTCATCCAGCAGCGATACCTACAGCGTGGTTAAAGCCGAATATATCGCGATGAGGCTGGCAGCAATGGCGGGACTGAATGTCGCGCCGGTTCGGTTGGTCAAGGCCGCCGGTAAAGATGTGTTGCTGATTGAACGCTTTGACCGCCTCCGATCAGATTCCGGGTGGACGCGCAAAAGCATGGTCTCCGCCCTGACCCTGTTTGGGTTAAGCGACATGACGGCACGCTATGCGAGCTATGAAGAGCTGGCACAAATGATACGCGCACGTTTTTCCAGGCCGAAACAGACGCTTCAAGAGCTGTATGGTCGCCTGGTGTTTAATATCCTATGTGGAAATACGGATGATCATGCCCGCAACCATGCGGCCTTTTGGGACGGGCGCGAATTGACCTTAACTCCCGCCTATGACATTTGCCCGCAAGCGCGCACAGGCAATGAAGCGACACAGGCCATGTTAATTGTCGGCAATAATCGCTTCAGCCAACTCAAAACCTGCCTGGAGGTTGCTCCGCACTTTCTCTTGTCCGCTGATGAGGCAATGAGCCTCTTTGATAAAACAGAAGCCGTCATTCGTGAACATTGGGATCGTGTCTGTGAAGAAGCGGAGCTAAGCACGGTTGATAAGGCTCTGATGTGGGGGCGTCAGTTTTTGAATCCGTTTTCAACCGCGCGGTAA
- a CDS encoding helix-turn-helix transcriptional regulator codes for MTKKRTYSKYAKEAALLLGQQIKLARKKRKWSEANLAERAGISRATLQKIEAGEMTPGIGLVFEVAVLVGVPLFEQDSQRLSTSIDLTQSKIALLPKRIREQTKVADDDF; via the coding sequence ATGACAAAAAAAAGAACGTATTCGAAATACGCAAAGGAAGCAGCTCTCTTGCTGGGGCAGCAGATAAAACTTGCACGCAAAAAGCGCAAATGGTCTGAAGCGAATTTGGCCGAGCGTGCCGGGATCTCGCGCGCAACGCTGCAAAAAATTGAAGCCGGTGAGATGACACCGGGGATTGGTCTTGTGTTTGAAGTTGCCGTGTTAGTGGGCGTGCCTCTGTTTGAGCAGGACAGCCAAAGGCTTTCAACCAGCATTGATTTAACCCAAAGCAAAATAGCCCTCCTCCCAAAGCGGATCAGGGAGCAAACAAAGGTAGCCGACGATGACTTCTAA
- a CDS encoding helix-turn-helix transcriptional regulator — translation MAERAGISRVTLSKIEKGEATASMGAYVSVLFALGLVDNLQNLADAGLDIVGRELEENPPKRVRPPKSNKGSEPRAVEKYMFLSSSERTQFQSENCGVTNAVHAKVHLVNMIRTGSNILNALPLILHCN, via the coding sequence ATGGCTGAACGGGCAGGCATATCAAGGGTTACACTTTCTAAAATTGAAAAGGGGGAAGCAACGGCTTCCATGGGGGCTTATGTCTCCGTCCTTTTTGCTTTGGGGCTGGTGGATAATCTTCAAAATCTTGCCGATGCCGGCCTGGATATCGTTGGGCGCGAATTGGAAGAAAACCCTCCTAAACGTGTGAGGCCTCCCAAAAGTAACAAAGGCAGTGAACCAAGAGCAGTCGAGAAATATATGTTTTTGTCCAGCTCTGAGAGGACACAATTCCAGTCGGAAAACTGTGGTGTCACCAACGCGGTGCACGCGAAAGTGCATCTTGTGAATATGATCAGAACTGGCTCAAACATCCTGAACGCTTTGCCCTTGATCCTGCATTGCAACTAA
- a CDS encoding DUF2202 domain-containing protein has product MKSSSLIMSLLCVLLTASLCVAAGYRGGSGQQTPASNGSALAGTVDCLIDQLPLEELSEEEAAELLYMYEEEKVARDVYTALYATWGHWVFDHIATSEQRHMDAVAYLLERYELDFPLNADTVGMFDSDSMQDLYDSLVDRGSASLIDALHVGATIEDLDIYDLQEYLAQTDNEDIMTVYQNLLRGSRNHLRSFVYQLSLNDVEYAAQYLTQEEVDAIVNSEREAGRANANGGSMDSTDRAGQNQNLQDCPYADDTTDA; this is encoded by the coding sequence ATGAAATCTTCCTCTCTCATCATGAGTCTTTTGTGTGTCCTGCTTACTGCATCACTGTGTGTTGCGGCCGGTTATCGCGGTGGATCAGGACAACAAACGCCGGCCTCCAACGGCAGCGCCCTGGCCGGAACTGTTGACTGCCTGATCGACCAACTGCCCCTTGAAGAATTAAGCGAAGAAGAAGCCGCTGAACTTCTTTATATGTATGAAGAAGAAAAAGTCGCCCGCGACGTTTACACCGCGCTTTACGCCACCTGGGGACATTGGGTTTTTGATCATATCGCCACCAGTGAGCAACGCCACATGGATGCCGTAGCCTACCTGCTTGAGCGCTATGAACTGGATTTTCCGTTGAATGCGGATACCGTCGGCATGTTTGATTCCGACAGCATGCAGGACCTCTACGATTCCCTGGTTGATCGTGGCAGCGCTTCTCTGATTGATGCCCTGCATGTCGGCGCTACGATTGAAGATCTTGATATCTACGACCTGCAAGAGTACCTTGCGCAGACCGACAATGAAGATATCATGACCGTCTACCAGAATCTGCTGCGCGGTTCCCGCAACCACCTGAGAAGCTTTGTTTACCAGCTCTCTCTCAACGATGTGGAATACGCCGCCCAATACCTGACTCAGGAAGAGGTGGATGCCATTGTCAATTCCGAGCGTGAGGCCGGTCGGGCCAACGCCAACGGCGGCTCCATGGATTCCACAGACAGAGCCGGTCAAAATCAGAATCTGCAGGATTGCCCCTACGCGGACGACACTACCGACGCTTAA
- a CDS encoding GNAT family N-acetyltransferase, with amino-acid sequence MPATTLTLKLPGQLEFLPVAMAFIQQTAQLFGFADNEVASVQLATEEALVYTMNGLGINGLAAEDPQEIRLECRYVAGRMELSIYDKGLPVAPGQIPRYDPTTLMDDAPLHKDSLSLFLLQQAMDEVHFRNLGRGGKETLLIKHVAAKRIDPLTPSSPKPPETPVALTTWQVRPFIPDDALEISRCAYRAYGYSYESYIYYPEQIVEMNRSGTLRSYVAVDDQQTLLGHAALKFYHPHDPVAEAGVLFVNPAYRKKGIFDSIHRYLFKQAGQENLAGLYSRAVTSHALSQKKLHASGCAGCGLLLGLFPDDVEFKKLTGKTVQKESALLVFKAFNASLRQIYPPKQHSNMIGDIFHHCEVPVTMEAPQVPTTQTDRHDEDCKLSYTRMDIFNTADILCFSNDAAMADEIFVATKRLCLERTDVLYLFLDLEQPGCDALCEASEKMGFFFCGVLPFGLHGRHTLILQYLNNLAIDFARIDLCDPFARQVAAYVENSSRHHSIVALS; translated from the coding sequence ATGCCCGCAACGACACTGACCCTGAAGCTTCCCGGTCAACTGGAGTTTCTGCCCGTGGCCATGGCTTTTATCCAGCAGACGGCACAGTTATTCGGCTTTGCCGACAACGAGGTCGCCTCGGTGCAACTGGCGACGGAAGAAGCCCTGGTTTATACCATGAACGGGCTGGGCATAAACGGGTTAGCCGCGGAAGACCCGCAGGAGATCCGCCTGGAGTGTCGCTATGTTGCCGGTCGCATGGAGCTCTCCATCTACGACAAAGGGCTGCCGGTCGCTCCCGGGCAAATTCCCCGCTATGACCCCACCACCCTCATGGACGACGCCCCACTGCACAAGGACTCCTTGAGCCTGTTTTTACTCCAACAGGCCATGGATGAAGTGCATTTTCGCAATCTCGGCCGGGGCGGAAAAGAGACCTTGCTGATCAAGCATGTCGCGGCAAAACGGATTGACCCGCTGACGCCGTCCTCGCCCAAGCCACCGGAAACGCCCGTTGCCCTGACAACATGGCAGGTCCGTCCGTTTATCCCTGACGATGCCCTGGAAATCTCACGCTGTGCCTACCGTGCCTATGGCTACAGCTACGAGTCTTACATCTATTACCCTGAGCAGATTGTCGAGATGAACCGCAGCGGCACCTTACGCTCTTATGTGGCCGTCGATGATCAACAGACCCTTTTAGGTCATGCGGCGTTGAAATTTTATCACCCCCACGATCCGGTTGCCGAAGCCGGTGTGCTGTTTGTCAACCCGGCCTATCGCAAAAAAGGTATCTTCGACAGCATTCACCGCTACCTGTTCAAACAGGCGGGTCAAGAGAATCTGGCCGGTCTCTATAGCCGCGCCGTTACCAGCCACGCTTTGTCACAGAAAAAATTGCACGCGTCCGGGTGTGCCGGGTGTGGCTTGCTGCTGGGGCTTTTCCCCGACGATGTCGAATTCAAAAAGCTGACGGGAAAAACCGTCCAGAAAGAGAGTGCGCTGCTGGTGTTCAAGGCGTTTAACGCCTCATTGCGGCAAATCTATCCCCCCAAACAGCACAGCAACATGATCGGGGACATCTTTCACCACTGCGAGGTTCCGGTTACGATGGAAGCTCCGCAGGTGCCGACAACGCAGACCGATCGCCACGACGAGGACTGCAAACTCAGCTACACGCGGATGGACATTTTTAATACCGCGGACATTCTTTGTTTCAGCAACGATGCCGCTATGGCCGACGAAATTTTCGTCGCCACCAAACGACTGTGCCTGGAACGCACCGATGTTCTCTATCTGTTTCTCGATCTGGAACAGCCCGGATGTGATGCGCTGTGTGAGGCCAGTGAAAAGATGGGCTTCTTCTTTTGCGGCGTGTTGCCGTTTGGCTTGCACGGACGCCATACCCTGATCCTGCAATATCTCAACAATCTGGCCATTGATTTCGCCAGGATCGACCTGTGTGATCCGTTTGCCCGGCAGGTTGCCGCGTATGTCGAAAACAGCAGCCGCCACCACTCAATCGTTGCCCTGTCATAG
- a CDS encoding STAS domain-containing protein, producing MEDQLNVTKDQRDNLLLIALNGRLDSTTAPAFEQQLMNDIEQGQHHLVFDCSGLDYISSAGLRVFLMAVKRVKAQQGALAVSGLSSHIREVFEISGFVAILNVVDDLEQAIALCQGA from the coding sequence ATGGAAGATCAACTGAACGTAACCAAAGACCAGCGCGACAACCTGTTACTGATCGCGTTGAATGGCCGCCTGGACAGCACCACTGCCCCGGCTTTTGAACAACAGCTGATGAATGACATCGAACAAGGGCAACACCACCTCGTTTTTGACTGTTCCGGATTAGATTATATCTCCAGCGCCGGATTGCGGGTGTTCCTTATGGCGGTCAAGCGGGTGAAAGCACAGCAGGGGGCTCTGGCGGTGAGCGGCTTATCCAGCCATATCCGTGAGGTGTTCGAGATCAGCGGCTTTGTCGCCATCCTCAACGTGGTGGACGATCTGGAACAAGCGATTGCCCTGTGCCAAGGCGCATAA
- a CDS encoding SpoIIE family protein phosphatase, producing the protein MGFKQRLTLFTTGLVILAVALTTIVLAVNARRQLLTVAEAEGNIVALLLARSAGAAVQIPAAVEQVLDEQMVSQARLAAYYVAAAQQAGLSEEQINSQLRQLTASTAMDELWISDAHGHAVLNNLGLDFTFTADTRQQSQAAAFWPLLSGESSEVVQPAQPREIDGKMFKYVGVTGIDQPRIVQVGYEMGLFTQLNERIGLEYIIRQLVAGGDINAIWVVNRTMETIAHDSILGGDQRPDTTELKKMAEVYQANEPMSLLSSQNLTVMAPIPGTDGQPIGVTLVRLPTAHINATLQELVTNAVMVGLLVALIGTLVSLSVGRRMIRPVIALTDAAAEIEAGRFDAHTMQPVTERRDELGQLSQVFTRMAQQVQAREEDLDRQVKDRTRDLQQKNSELEYAHRTLQRELDAARAVQMAILPTEFPQHDRYQVYGRTIPAREMGGDFYDVFQIDANRLGLVVADVSGKGVPAAFFMAVARTELRGSAMTGLAPGQVLQRVNNILCRENPLELFVTVFYAILDVETGLLTYANGGHNPPLVTHVGEVTALPLCQGTALGVLPELDYLEKQHQLQPRDTVQFYTDGVTEAFDPNNEEFGETRLQAILAGQANRSAEELTAEIIAAVQTHAADAAQSDDITSLSLTYGNRQENSDESHITMTLTNDVSQLVALGDAVEKFSATIALDQTAIFQLNLVLDELVTNIITYAFPDGGDHPFTIELWGTHGGYRVRLQDDGVPFNPLEAPEPDLRSEAEQRDIGGLGIHFLRTLMDDVSYRRDAPFNVLEFTKKLH; encoded by the coding sequence ATGGGTTTTAAACAGCGCCTGACCTTGTTCACCACCGGCCTGGTGATCCTTGCCGTGGCCTTGACCACCATCGTTCTCGCCGTCAATGCCCGCCGCCAACTGCTGACCGTGGCCGAGGCCGAGGGCAACATTGTGGCACTTCTGCTCGCCCGCAGTGCCGGGGCCGCGGTACAGATCCCGGCCGCGGTGGAACAGGTGCTGGACGAGCAGATGGTCAGCCAGGCGCGCCTGGCTGCCTATTACGTGGCCGCGGCCCAGCAAGCCGGGCTCAGCGAGGAACAGATCAATAGTCAATTACGCCAACTGACCGCTTCCACGGCCATGGATGAGTTGTGGATCAGCGATGCTCACGGCCATGCCGTTCTGAATAATCTCGGCCTTGATTTCACCTTCACCGCCGATACCCGGCAGCAATCTCAGGCCGCCGCGTTCTGGCCGTTACTCAGCGGAGAATCGTCTGAGGTGGTACAACCGGCGCAACCGCGCGAGATTGATGGCAAAATGTTTAAATATGTCGGTGTCACCGGCATTGATCAGCCGCGCATCGTTCAAGTGGGCTACGAAATGGGGCTGTTCACCCAGCTCAACGAACGGATCGGTCTGGAATATATCATCCGCCAATTGGTCGCCGGTGGCGACATCAACGCCATCTGGGTGGTGAATCGCACCATGGAGACCATCGCCCACGACTCGATTCTCGGCGGGGATCAGCGCCCGGACACGACCGAACTGAAAAAAATGGCCGAGGTCTATCAGGCAAACGAGCCGATGAGTTTGTTGTCGTCGCAGAATCTGACGGTGATGGCACCGATTCCCGGTACGGACGGCCAGCCCATCGGCGTCACCCTGGTACGACTGCCCACTGCCCATATCAATGCCACGTTGCAAGAGCTTGTCACCAATGCCGTCATGGTGGGTTTGCTGGTGGCACTCATCGGAACCTTGGTCTCACTGAGTGTCGGCCGTCGCATGATCCGCCCAGTGATTGCCTTAACGGACGCCGCGGCCGAGATTGAAGCGGGGCGCTTTGATGCCCACACCATGCAACCGGTTACTGAGCGCCGTGACGAGCTGGGCCAACTGTCCCAGGTTTTTACCCGCATGGCGCAGCAGGTTCAGGCCCGCGAAGAGGATCTGGATCGTCAGGTCAAAGACCGCACCCGTGATCTGCAACAAAAAAACAGTGAACTGGAATACGCTCATCGCACCCTGCAACGCGAGCTGGATGCCGCTCGTGCCGTGCAGATGGCGATCCTGCCGACGGAGTTTCCTCAGCATGACCGTTATCAGGTCTATGGCCGCACCATCCCGGCCCGCGAAATGGGCGGTGACTTTTATGACGTTTTCCAGATTGACGCAAACCGGCTCGGACTGGTGGTCGCGGATGTTTCCGGCAAAGGGGTTCCGGCGGCATTTTTCATGGCCGTCGCCCGCACCGAACTGCGCGGTTCGGCCATGACCGGCCTTGCACCGGGTCAGGTCTTGCAGCGGGTCAACAACATCCTGTGCCGCGAAAACCCGTTGGAGCTGTTTGTCACCGTGTTTTATGCCATTCTCGATGTTGAAACCGGCCTGCTGACCTACGCCAACGGCGGCCACAACCCACCGCTGGTGACGCACGTCGGCGAAGTCACGGCCCTGCCTTTATGCCAAGGCACCGCCCTTGGCGTCCTGCCGGAGTTGGACTATCTGGAGAAGCAGCACCAGCTACAGCCCCGTGACACGGTGCAATTTTATACCGATGGCGTCACCGAGGCGTTTGATCCGAATAACGAGGAATTTGGCGAAACACGTCTGCAGGCGATCCTGGCCGGACAAGCCAACCGTTCCGCCGAAGAGTTGACGGCTGAAATTATTGCCGCAGTGCAGACCCACGCAGCCGACGCCGCACAATCGGATGACATCACCAGCCTGAGCCTGACCTATGGCAACCGACAAGAAAATTCCGACGAGAGCCATATTACAATGACTTTGACCAATGACGTCAGCCAGCTCGTTGCACTCGGCGATGCGGTGGAAAAATTTTCGGCCACCATCGCTCTTGACCAAACCGCCATCTTTCAACTCAACCTGGTGTTGGATGAACTGGTCACCAACATCATTACCTATGCCTTTCCCGATGGTGGAGATCACCCGTTTACCATTGAGTTGTGGGGAACACACGGCGGTTATCGGGTGCGTCTCCAGGATGACGGCGTTCCCTTTAACCCCCTCGAGGCTCCGGAGCCGGATCTCAGGTCGGAGGCGGAACAACGCGATATCGGCGGCCTGGGCATCCATTTTCTGCGCACGTTGATGGATGACGTGAGCTACCGGCGCGACGCACCGTTTAATGTTTTGGAATTCACCAAAAAACTGCATTGA
- a CDS encoding MFS transporter, whose protein sequence is MRLYNRGFISITLLFGAFISAMACFVSFTEYLGYLGISTQAIGMILSFDALASLVFQLLLAPYVSNGNARRWLVLGVLCYATALVLMAQAGTVWQFSLLRLVQGCGLVFIQAPLVVMLIEFIPEGRSGEAFGVFTLIRLLPYTVIPVIIDLGVQQPGQFTTVLYLAAAVSLLPVLAVFLPKGRIPAAVAHQATGLRSVVDSFRSRPVLCLQLSTLLLFCGYSSIFYYIRAYGASVDLKNPAIFFSAASAAMILIRVLLLRAFDRYDKVTMSMIGMAAAMVSYALIPQFHQEGLFLGLAVLLGAGWGVAMPLQGAVLFDISAPEKRALNQNIFLAMVMAGFFVGPLFGGVLISALGYGVFFYAMAVLTLVSVLLMQQARTPSPVHSEV, encoded by the coding sequence ATGCGTCTTTATAATCGCGGTTTCATCAGTATCACGCTACTGTTCGGCGCGTTTATCAGCGCAATGGCCTGCTTTGTTTCCTTTACGGAGTATCTGGGCTACCTCGGCATAAGCACCCAGGCCATCGGCATGATCCTGAGCTTTGATGCTCTGGCCTCGCTGGTGTTCCAACTGCTGCTGGCCCCCTATGTCAGCAACGGAAACGCCCGTCGCTGGCTGGTGCTCGGCGTGTTATGCTATGCGACGGCACTGGTGCTGATGGCACAGGCCGGCACGGTGTGGCAATTTTCACTGTTGCGCCTGGTGCAGGGCTGCGGCCTGGTATTTATCCAGGCGCCTCTGGTGGTAATGCTGATCGAGTTTATCCCCGAAGGGCGCAGCGGCGAGGCGTTCGGCGTCTTTACATTGATCCGTTTGCTGCCCTATACCGTGATCCCGGTGATCATCGATCTGGGTGTCCAGCAGCCGGGCCAATTCACAACCGTGCTCTATCTGGCCGCAGCGGTGTCACTCTTGCCGGTGCTGGCGGTCTTCCTGCCCAAGGGTAGAATCCCCGCTGCCGTGGCGCATCAGGCCACGGGATTACGTAGCGTCGTCGACAGTTTCCGTTCCAGACCGGTGTTGTGTCTGCAGCTGTCGACCCTGCTGCTGTTCTGCGGCTATTCGTCAATTTTCTACTATATTCGCGCCTACGGTGCCTCCGTGGATCTGAAAAATCCGGCCATCTTTTTCAGCGCAGCCTCCGCCGCCATGATCCTCATCCGCGTGCTGCTGTTACGCGCTTTTGATCGTTATGATAAGGTGACCATGAGCATGATCGGCATGGCGGCGGCCATGGTCAGCTATGCCCTGATTCCACAGTTCCATCAAGAAGGCCTTTTTTTAGGCTTGGCGGTGTTGCTGGGCGCGGGATGGGGTGTTGCCATGCCCCTGCAGGGTGCGGTGTTGTTTGACATCTCCGCGCCGGAAAAACGGGCTCTCAACCAGAATATCTTTCTGGCCATGGTCATGGCCGGCTTTTTTGTCGGTCCGCTGTTCGGCGGTGTTCTGATCAGCGCCCTGGGATATGGGGTATTTTTCTATGCCATGGCGGTTCTCACTCTGGTGTCGGTGCTGTTGATGCAACAGGCCAGGACACCCTCACCCGTGCATTCTGAGGTTTAA